The DNA sequence GTGCTGTGGTTTACACCGAATTCACTCTCAATCATCCGGATCGTTGGTGAGATTTTTCTGCATGCTCCGAAGCCTCGGCCCTGGCCCGTACGGGTTTGGAACTGACAAATGTGGGTGGAGGACGCATCACATCACAGCTCTCAGCACGCATGGCTGCAGACACTAGAGATCTAGACCGTCTGTGATACCCACTTATCAGCTCAGCCAGCCATTCGGACGAATCACAGCATTGTTGCGACCCGTCAGCTCTGTGCAGTCTCAAAGGCTTGACTCCTTTCAGACAAAATGGGGTCTCTAATGCACAGTCAGACTCATAGTTGAGTTAAGCCTTCTGTAAAATCCATCAGTATTGCGCTTTTGCAGGCATCCTTCCTGTCACTAGAGAAGCTGAAAGGAAACAAGGAGTTAGACTCGAGCGATGAAGATGCATCATTATATCCAGTGGCAAGCTGAACTATGCGAAAAGAGGGCGTCTAGAGCACAGGAACATCGAGGCCGCTGAGGCCAGTTTGTCATGCTCAGTTGGAGTGCGAGGGCATATAAAACAAGACATCGACACCCCAACTTTCGTTTGTTGTTCTCCAGCTCAATAGGTACCCATCAAAGCCCCGGTCGAACCCCCTCAtaccaccagcccaacccaGCACGATGTCGGAAGAGCGTCCCAGTCATGTTGTCATTCAGGGCATCCTGCCCAAGGAGGCTCCCGGCATCCGAAGAGAATTCTCCGACTGGGCCAAAGACCATGAGAACAACATTCAGGTGTCTCTCTTCATCCGCGCCCTGCAAAAGTTCTACGACATCCCCTACACTGAAACCCTCTCCTACTTCCAGGTCGCTGGTATCCACGGCTACCCCGGAAACCTGAAGTGGGACGGCGCCGTTGCTCCTCCTCACGACAGAGACGCGAGGCATTACATCTACTGCACCCACAATCACTTCAACTTTCCCACTTGGCACCGTCCTTACATGGTCCTGTTTGAGGAGACCCTCTGGAAGCTGATGGGGGAGGTCATCGAGAAGGATCTCGAGTTTCACGACGATGCTGACAAGAAGCTGTGGCTTGAAGAGCGGAACAAGTGGCGACTTCCTTACTGGGATTGGGCTCTCAACTCGGCCCAGGGCAAGGTTCCTGATCTATTCGTTCCCTacagcatcaacatcaggCAGCCTGTGGGGAAAGGTGGATCCCAGCAGGAGTCGGAGAATGTCCCAAATCCGCTCGCCCGTTTCCAGGTCAAAGAAAACGGTGTGCCCATCAAGATGGGCAAGCTTCCCAAGAAGTACAGGGTTGATAGCGTCCCGTTGGGTGATGGCAGCTACCTGCCTGTGAGTCATTGAAACCGCTACCCTCGTGATTGCGCTCTAACAGTATTCACACCACAGTGGGCAGAATGCTCCGGCACCAGCCGCTGGGGCATCAAGCCTCACACCCAGCCTGACGAATGGACCGAGGGCGTCAACAAGACCGAGATGATCGcccccgccatcaacaaccacgagTGGTACTTTTCGCCAGACAGAAGGAAGCCCGAAGAccggaagaagagagaggaggcGATCTTCAAACACCCAGTTGGGGATCTCCTTCATCGCCTTTTCAAAATTGACAACTGGGAAGACTTCTCATCTACGCGAGTGAACCAGGCGCCCAGCGACATAGACTGGGAGAAGTGGGTCTCGCTGGAGTATGTCCACAACAACCTGCATGTGAGCTGAGTGTCCAGGTCCTTTTCCATGCCAAAGTCTCAGTTGAGCTGACGAAAACCAGGGGTTCATTGGCGGCGACGGTGTCGAGGGCATTGGACACATGCAAAACGTTCCTTCGGCCGCGTTTGACCCCATCTTTTACATGCACCATTGCAACATTGATCGCATCACCGCCATGTGGCAGACGCTGCACGAGGGTGTCTGGTTTGAGAACGATGTTCTCGCCGAGAGAGAGCTCTACCCCTTCCGCGGGCCAAAGCTGGACGGCGAGATCGACTACTTCACGTCCAATGATGTGCGGGACTGGACCCGGTTCGGTTACCAGTACGAGATCCTCGAACTCAGAGATGGGGAGACCGAGGTGGGACGCAAAAGGCGCATCAATGAGTTCATCGACAAGTCGTACTTCAGCACCGCCCAGGTCTtgctcaaggatgagggTCACTTGTTTCACGATGGTTCAGATATCGAATCCTTCGCCGCCCGCAACGACTTTGAGGATTACATCATCGATGTCATCTATGACCGGCAAGTCATTCCTCTCACGTTGTTGATCGCCCTATCCGTTGCTAACAGGGTCTCAAAGCTATGCTCTGAATGGAGATCCCTACATGGTCCATTTCTTCCTCGGTGCCCCGGTGCCTCAGCCCGAGTCCAACGGGGTGACGGCCAAGATAACCTTCAAGTCACCCAAGCACGTCGGGATGGTCTACAACTTCTCGACTCCTTGGCTCGGAAACGGCAACAACACCGAATCGGCCATGTCTGACGTGGAGTCTGACGGGGAGGAGCCTGAGCCGGAATCTGACCAGCCCACGTGCGGCAACTGCGTGTCCCAGCAAGCGGAAAACATTCTCAGCAACGCCATGATTCCCTTGACGATCCCACTCTACAACGCCGCAGCAGACAAAGACATCGAGGGCCTCGAAAACATCCACCCGGATCAGGTCAGGGACTTCCTCGCCAACGAGCTTACCTGGGTTGCCGTGAGCGTGAGTAGCCACCTCTCTTCCCACTACAGGTCTAAACTGACTCCCGTGGTGCTGTAGACGAACGGCACAATCATCCCCTGGGAACGCCTGCCCAAGACTAAGGTTTTCGTCCTCAAGGGCAAGGCCAAGCATTACACCGAAAACTCGAAGCTGTCGTCGTACAAGGAGTATGACGCTTTGGGCCACATCACGCACAACAAGCCAGCCGGTGCTTCTCATGCCGACTATGGACAGTATGCTTGATTGGAGATTGGCCTGAGCAAGAAGGCATGGCTGGACAGTAGAGGACAAGTGATCAGTTTAATTCAGTACGTAAGTGGTAGTCAAATGAATCGAAATGTTTAGGGTATATTATACAATAAGTCCAGTCAGCTATAAGCCCGAACAACATCTTTGCGATGTAACATGGATATGAACAGGACGCAGCGAAGTGAAATCGGCCGGTAAAATTCCTCCTTCCACCAATCTGGGTCTCGGTATTGGTGGCTTGATGAACTGCAACACCCTTGAACCCACAAGCTGGGTGGGCTCTTCTTCTGGCTCGTTCACTTTTGGTACCTGCGAGGAGCGCGGGGCTGAAAACTGAGTCATTGGCGTGAGCAGGGAGGGGATGTAATCTTCAGTCTTGTAGGTTGAAGAACACATCAGATCGCCGctttgggtgggtggggttggtagttggggtgggggtgacACCCTCCGGCGCCGAGGTCGTTGAGATTTCCTTTGCTGCCTTGGGTTTGAGGCGGCAGGCTCCGGTGTTGAGTGCTGGGAGCGCAATCGTTGTGATCGCCTGCGCGGCGTGTTGTTGGCTGCCGCTCCTTGCATGTCTTGGCGGATATCTCTTGGCGGTGTCCTGGGCACCCACCCACACAAGTTGTTGACAGTCGGACACATCTTTTGTATCAGGTTGCGCACATCGTCCAAAGCGCGGTCGGACTCGATAGACATGGAGTAGTTCTCGAGGTACCGACAGAACATGCGATAGAACTGGAGGTATTGCCCTATTTCGACTTCGATTGGCGTCATCCATCTGATGCATTCGTCAGAATATGTGTCATGTTGGTCTTCTCTAGCATCCTGACAGGTCCGGACAGCGAGGTGCAAaatgtggttgatggtgtggtcTATGTGGTGGTCAACACCATAGGCGTGATGGAGCATGATAGCTTCAAAAAGCTGGTTGATATGTGGTAGCAGGTGCAGGTTGTGAAGCTTGGCGGGTGGGCTCTGCATCGCATGTCCAGCGACACAGATGGTCTTGAAAGCATCTTTCCAGCGATATTCGTCCAGGTATTGTATTGCGGACGTTAACAGCTGGGTCTCTGAAGACGGCAGCCGTGCATATGGCCCCAAAGGTGATGGTAgtggcgagggtgatggtgatggtgatggtgatggtgacgtGGTGGACATAATAATATGCCAAATTGTGGGCGGGATGAGGGTGTTAATGAAAAGGAGAATGGGGTTCGGCAAAAACAATAAGAATGGTGGGAtgttggatggatgggaggagtgcggcatcggggaggtggatggtaTCAAAatgggagaagagaagaggtgCACAGGGGGGGAAGGTCGAAAAAAATGGGTGGACGGGGTTTTATACCTGCAAATTGTCAGTAAAGTCGACCAATGAGATATCGGTGCGAAATCGTACGTCCACGGGTCCTCTGATCTGTTTTAGAGCAGCAATATATCAGtagggggttggaaggggtggaacACGCAGTGGGTTGGTCCACCAGCTTAAAGCGGCGGGCACCCCCGGCTGGGCACCCACTctctcccatccacccatatccccccctcccccctcccgccttCTCCCCAACATCAGCCCCTCCCCACTTCTCACTCTGTCTCATCAAAAGAAAATCCGACCTGTCGCCCGCCGAGAATTGATGCGCATCAGCGACCCATTTGCGTCTTTCTGGGATGCTTTCTGCGTGATAGTGACTGTTGGTGTGATGTTTGGGGGCAGATGGTGGAAGCAGACTTCACCATATATCGTATAGAATATGGTGTGCATTTTCTATATTGTGAATGGTGAGCCCTTATTGATGGAGTGGGAGTCTTTTCATGTTCGAAGTTTTGTGGTTTGCTGATtaggggaggagttggactTATCATTGTCAATGGTCGCACACATATATATAAATGGGCTGGTCAATGCTCAGTCCAGACTTGGTGCGAGTCAGGGCTCCAGAGGAGCGCGGGCAAACACTGATGAATTAAAGTGAGAAAACCCTGTTGGGGTGTAATTGAAGCCTTTTTATCGTTATAATGATGATTTTGAAGACCATGCATCATTTTGAGATGGGCTGCGATGGAAAAAAGAGGTTGCTTGGGGGGCGGTTGTGGTAGATGGGATGAGATGTCGTTGGATGATTAGATAATCTCCGGAcccaccttcaacctctgTTCTCAGCTGACCCATTCCCGACAAAAACAGGCATACGAACTCTTTTCAATGCCCATGAATCATATTTCAACCCCTATCAACCATCTTTCGAGGCCTATCCAGTCCATCGCCTCGTCCAGTGTGCTTACGTCCAAAGATGTTATACTATTTGAACTTGGTGTTAGTATCAAAGTTTTGTTTCGAGCTCTCCTAGCATCAGAATTGCACCCGCGCTTATACACGATGACCCTTTCGGCAAGTCGCGAAAAGTCGATGAAAATCGATGAAAATAGCTGCAATTGCGAGGCTTTTGAAGAAATAGCCTGCAAGGCGCGCGGAAGAAAGGAGCGCCCAAAACTTACGGCACGCAACGAAGGGCAAAATGATGAATATATGATATCGTGATTGCatggaaaggaaggaaaaggccaGTGGCCGAAGCTGCAAAGAACAAACAGGAGCAAAGTGGGTGGTCAGTGCCCACGCCGCCACAGTCTGTCCGTCTCTGTCAATCTGGCAAGCCTTTCATTCACCCGCCGCCAAGTCAGACGATATGATTGGCCGAATACAACTTAATAATATAGGCTCAATGGCGTTTCTGTATACGGGACCGAGAGATGTTGTTTGTGTATGTGCCAACAGCCTTCACGGTTTGTGACGGTTTGTCAACAAAGACCATCTTACAGCCCCTCTACGATTCTATCCAGCATCTGATCGTTAAACTTCCACAGCATGGTCGTAAAATCAGCAGCAATCCCATTCCCGGTGAACCAAGTCGACCTCTTCCCTTGAAGGGCGTACATGTcctccatccacccctcTCTCAGTTCCTGAGCGCTGACTCCGAAGCCACCAGGGCCATGATCAGACCACGCAACAAACTCGACCTCTTCGCCCTCAAGGTCTGGCAAAGTCCCGGCGTCGACCATTGTTTGAATCGCTTTCCGTGCGACCTTTTTCGCTTCAGATGGAGGGAACGCGGTGTAGTTTGTGCCGCTGGATCCAAGACTGAAGAGTGGTGAGTCGGTGGCAAGGCTGGTGAAACTCAGGACaaagggggtttggaggaaaggggagagggggttggcggtcGCTGACAAAGGAAGATTGCGGAGCTGAACGCCAGCGGGGAGCTTGGAGTGTTTCGCAATGGCGGTATGGCTTCGACCGTATTTTGGTTTGGAGAAGTGGGCTTTCTCTGCCGGGGTCAGGTCGAACGGGGCGAGGTTTTCTCTGGTTGGTGgaatggcgaggaggagcttcttggcaatgatgagcttcttggtcgCCTTTCCAtttcctttccccttccGACTCTTGCCGGGTTGctcttcgtcatcttcgaGCCGAGCTGAGTCAACGACCAGTTCAATTCCAGAattgctcctcctcgaatTGACAACCTGAGAATTGTACAAGACATCTTTTCCGAGAAGAGTACTGATCTTATCGTACAGGAACTGGTTGCCGCCATCGATGCTGAACATGGCCACTTCGCCGAAGAAGACCTTGGACCATGCTGTCGGGAAAGCCTTGATGATGCTCAAGGTCAAAATGTCCTCAAAGTTGCCCCTGGACCCCACGCCGCCACCGGTGGACGGATACATGGTTGAGAGCATGGCTTCAATCCCGTGCTTCTTGGCAAACTGGCCGATTGGGAGCAAAAGGTCGGCTGGAATGTCTTTGCCAGCTGGCAAGCCCCAGTAACCCGGTTGGGTCATGTTGTCCCAACCATTTGCTGTCATCAGGTCGTGGAATTTCTTGACGGCAATCGGGCCAGCAGACTCATCAGGTGGCTGAAAGGTGCTGGTCAGCTCTTGCCCAGAGGTGAAGTCGACGTATCGAACCTCGTTGCCTCCGGCGGGGAACCATGGCGAGAGCGTGACGTTTATTTCCGGGCGGCTGAAGAAGTCAAACGAGTCTAGGTAGGGAAAATAGAGGGCGAGACCGTAATCGTGGATTCTGCCGGTTGTTTTGTCGACATAGGTATCGACATGGCCGCCCAGAATTGGCTCTCTTTCAACGACTACCACGCTCTTGTTGTAATCCTGTCGCAACCGAACGGCTGCGTGAGCCCCTGacgcacctcctccaatgATCGCCACATCTTTGTAGATGATGTCCTCGCGGCGGAAATCAGCACGGTTGATGCGGCCAGCAGATGCTGCCGAGATGGCGCCTGCAGTTAGAATAGTTGCTGTACGCATCCTGACCGGAGGTTATCGCAGGGCCGCCGATGCGTTGGAATTTGACGAGAAAGCCTGACAGCGAGGGGCAACAAGGGAGCCGTGAGTTGGACCTTCAAATATAGGTAGGTAAAGGACTGGGTCGTATCGACATTCCACTCTAACTGAATGGCAAAATAATATCGCCGGACACATGGTTATATGAAGAATGC is a window from the Podospora pseudocomata strain CBS 415.72m chromosome 6, whole genome shotgun sequence genome containing:
- a CDS encoding hypothetical protein (COG:E; antiSMASH:Cluster_6; EggNog:ENOG503NZ79); this encodes MSEERPSHVVIQGILPKEAPGIRREFSDWAKDHENNIQVSLFIRALQKFYDIPYTETLSYFQVAGIHGYPGNLKWDGAVAPPHDRDARHYIYCTHNHFNFPTWHRPYMVLFEETLWKLMGEVIEKDLEFHDDADKKLWLEERNKWRLPYWDWALNSAQGKVPDLFVPYSINIRQPVGKGGSQQESENVPNPLARFQVKENGVPIKMGKLPKKYRVDSVPLGDGSYLPWAECSGTSRWGIKPHTQPDEWTEGVNKTEMIAPAINNHEWYFSPDRRKPEDRKKREEAIFKHPVGDLLHRLFKIDNWEDFSSTRVNQAPSDIDWEKWVSLEYVHNNLHGFIGGDGVEGIGHMQNVPSAAFDPIFYMHHCNIDRITAMWQTLHEGVWFENDVLAERELYPFRGPKLDGEIDYFTSNDVRDWTRFGYQYEILELRDGETEVGRKRRINEFIDKSYFSTAQVLLKDEGHLFHDGSDIESFAARNDFEDYIIDVIYDRQVIPLTFYALNGDPYMVHFFLGAPVPQPESNGVTAKITFKSPKHVGMVYNFSTPWLGNGNNTESAMSDVESDGEEPEPESDQPTCGNCVSQQAENILSNAMIPLTIPLYNAAADKDIEGLENIHPDQVRDFLANELTWVAVSTNGTIIPWERLPKTKVFVLKGKAKHYTENSKLSSYKEYDALGHITHNKPAGASHADYGQYA
- a CDS encoding hypothetical protein (EggNog:ENOG503NYRE; COG:S), producing the protein MRTATILTAGAISAASAGRINRADFRREDIIYKDVAIIGGGASGAHAAVRLRQDYNKSVVVVEREPILGGHVDTYVDKTTGRIHDYGLALYFPYLDSFDFFSRPEINVTLSPWFPAGGNEVRYVDFTSGQELTSTFQPPDESAGPIAVKKFHDLMTANGWDNMTQPGYWGLPAGKDIPADLLLPIGQFAKKHGIEAMLSTMYPSTGGGVGSRGNFEDILTLSIIKAFPTAWSKVFFGEVAMFSIDGGNQFLYDKISTLLGKDVLYNSQVVNSRRSNSGIELVVDSARLEDDEEQPGKSRKGKGNGKATKKLIIAKKLLLAIPPTRENLAPFDLTPAEKAHFSKPKYGRSHTAIAKHSKLPAGVQLRNLPLSATANPLSPFLQTPFVLSFTSLATDSPLFSLGSSGTNYTAFPPSEAKKVARKAIQTMVDAGTLPDLEGEEVEFVAWSDHGPGGFGVSAQELREGWMEDMYALQGKRSTWFTGNGIAADFTTMLWKFNDQMLDRIVEGL